A part of Miscanthus floridulus cultivar M001 chromosome 6, ASM1932011v1, whole genome shotgun sequence genomic DNA contains:
- the LOC136459878 gene encoding cytokinin dehydrogenase 4, which yields MKPPSLVHCFKLLVLLALARLTMHVPDEDVLSSLGALRLDGHFSFHDVSAMARDFGNQCSFLPAAVLHPGSVSDIATTVRHVFSVGEGSPLTVAARGHGHSLMGQSQAAQGIVVRMESLQGARLQVHGGVSPFVDAPGGELWINVLRETLKHGLAPKSWTDYLHLTVGGTLSNAGVSGQAFRHGPQVSNVNQLEIVTGRGDVVTCSPEDNSDLFYGALGGLGQFGIITRARIALEPAPKMVRWIRVLYSDFESFTEDQEMLIMAENSFDYIEGFVIINRTGILNNWRASFKPQDPVQASHFQSDGRVLYCLELTKNFNSDDADIMEQEVTVLLSRLRFIQSTLFHTDVTYLEFLDRVHTSELKLRAQGLWEVPHPWLNLLIPRSSISRFAEEVFGKILKESNNGPILLYPVNKSKWDNRTSVVIPDEEIFYLVGLLSSAPSLSGHGSIAHAMNLNNQIVEFCEEADIGMKQYLAPYTTQQQWKAHFGARWETFERRKHRYDPQAILAPGQRIFPKASLPLSL from the exons ATGAAGCCGCCATCACTGGTGCACTGCTTCAAGCTGCTGGTCCTGCTGGCGCTCGCCAGGCTGACCATGCACGTCCCCGACGAGGACGTGCTCTCGTCCCTTGGCGCACTGCGCCTCGACGGCCATTTCAGCTTCCATGACGTCTCCGCCATGGCGCGGGACTTCGGCAACCAGTGCAGCTTCCTGCCAGCCGCCGTGCTCCACCCCGGCTCGGTCTCCGATATCGCCACCACCGTGAGGCACGTCTTCTCCGTGGGCGAGGGATCGCCACTCACCGTCGCGGCACGCGGGCATGGGCACTCCCTCATGGGTCAGTCCCAGGCGGCCCAGGGGATCGTGGTCAGGATGGAGTCGCTCCAGGGTGCTAGGCTCCAGGTCCACGGTGGTGTGTCACCGTTTGTCGATGCTCCTGGCGGAGAGCTCTGGATCAACGTGCTGCGTGAGACGCTCAAGCACGGCCTGGCACCCAAGTCGTGGACGGACTATCTCCATCTCACGGTCGGTGGCACGTTGTCTAATGCGGGGGTCAGCGGGCAGGCGTTCCGCCACGGACCGCAGGTCAGCAATGTCAATCAACTGGAGATTGTGACAG GAAGAGGAGATGTCGTTACCTGCTCACCCGAGGATAACTCTGATCTCTTCTATGGTGCTCTTGGAGGTCTTGGTCAGTTTGGGATCATCACCAGAGCAAGGATTGCACTTGAGCCTGCTCCAAAGATG GTGAGGTGGATAAGAGTTCTTTACTCGGATTTTGAAAGCTTCACCGAGGACCAGGAGATGTTGATCATGGCAGAGAACTCCTTTGACTACATTGAAGGTTTTGTCATCATAAACAGGACAGGCATCCTCAACAACTGGAGGGCGTCCTTCAAGCCACAAGACCCAGTCCAAGCAAGCCATTTTCAGTCTGATGGAAGAGTACTATACTGCCTCGAGCTAACCAAGAACTTCAATAGTGACGACGCTGATATCATGGAACAG GAAGTTACTGTGCTGCTATCTCGACTTAGATTCATACAGTCTACTCTATTCCACACGGATGTCACGTACCTGGAGTTCTTGGACAGGGTGCACACCTCTGAGTTGAAGCTGAGGGCACAAGGCCTCTGGGAAGTTCCACACCCTTGGTTGAATCTTCTAATACCGAGGAGCTCAATCAGCAGATTTGCTGAGGAAGTCTTTGGCAAGATCCTGAAAGAGAGCAACAATGGTCCCATACTGCTTTATCCAGTGAACAAATCAAA GTGGGACAACAGAACGTCAGTAGTCATACCAGATGAGGAAATTTTCTACCTAGTGGGGCTCCTTTCTTCAGCACCGTCTCTCTCAGGTCACGGCAGCATTGCACATGCAATGAACCTGAACAACCAAATAGTAGAGTTCTGTGAAGAGGCTGATATTGGGATGAAACAGTATCTGGCACCCTACACCACACAGCAGCAGTGGAAAGCCCACTTTGGAGCAAGGTGGGAGACATTTGAACGGAGGAAACACAGATATGATCCCCAAGCCATCCTAGCACCAGGACAGAGAATATTCCCAAAGGCCTCACTGCCGTTGTCTTTGTGA
- the LOC136457121 gene encoding hexokinase-3-like isoform X1, whose translation MGLVGLGVAAGCAAATCAIAAALVARRASARARWRRAVALLREFEDGCATPTPRLRQVVDAMVVEMHAGLASDGGSKLKMLLTFVDALPAGYVRNEQGTYYSIDLGGANFRVLRVEVAAGSVVTSRKVEETIPEELTKGTIEELFNFVAMTLKEFVETEDGKDEQRALGFTFSFPVRQTSVSSGSLIRWTKGFLIEDAVGKDVAQCLNEALARSGLNVRVTALVNDTVGTLALGHYYDEDTVAAVIIGAGTNACYIERTDAIIKCQGLLTNSGGMVVNMEWGNFWSSHLPRTPYDISLDDETQNRNDQGFKKMVSGIYLGEIARLVLHRMALESDIFGDAADDLSTPFTLSTPLLAAIRKDDSPDLSEVRRILQEHLKIPDTPLKTRRLVVKVCDIVTRRAARLAAAGIVGILKKLGRDGSGVASSGRTRGQLRRTVVAIEGGLYEGYPVFREYLDEALVEILGEEVAQTVALRVTEDGSGAGAALLAAVHSSNRQQGISLILEVEGSSSERSKINQSDQIRHFWLVTTIMLTFLFCCLLSHWPGITEREYQLVLS comes from the exons ATGGGGCTGGTCGGGCTCGGCGTGGCGGCGGGCTGCGCGGCCGCCACGTGCGCGATCGCCGCCGCGCTGGTGGCGCGCAGGGCGTCGGCGCGGGCGCGCTGGCGCCGGGCCGTCGCGCTGCTCAGGGAGTTCGAGGACGGCTGCGCCACGCCGACGCCGCGCCTGCGCCAGGTCGTCGACGCCATGGTCGTCGAGATGCACGCAGGGCTCGCCTCCGACGGCGGCAGCAAGCTCAAGATGCTGCTCACCTTCGTCGACGCGCTCCCCGCCGGGTACGTACG AAATGAACAAGGCACATATTATTCCATCGATCTTGGAGGAGCAAACTTTAGAGTGTTGAGGGTTGAAGTTGCTGCTGGGTCTGTGGTCACCAGCCGGAAGGTTGAAGAAACCATCCCTGAGGAATTGACCAAGGGtacaattgag GAGCTATTCAACTTTGTTGCCATGACCCTAAAGGAATTTGTAGAAACAGAAGATGGGAAAGATGAACAAAGGGCGCTTGGTTTCACATTTTCTTTCCCAGTTAGACAAACTTCAGTGTCTTCAGGGTCATTAATTAGGTGGACTAAAGGGTTTTTGATTGAAGATGCG GTTGGGAAAGATGTGGCTCAATGTTTAAACGAAGCTCTTGCTAGGAGTGGACTAAATGTGCGAGTTACTGCACTG GTGAATGACACCGTGGGGACATTAGCTCTAGGACATTATTATGATGAGGATACAGTGGCTGCTGTGATCATCGGTGCTGGCACCAATGCTTGCTATATTGAACGCACTGATGCAATTATTAAATGTCAGGGTCTTCTTACAAACTCCGGTGGCATG GTAGTAAACATGGAATGGGGCAATTTCTGGTCATCGCATTTGCCAAGAACTCCTTATGACATCTCCCTTGATGACGAGACACAAAATCGCAATGATCAG GGGTTTAAGAAAATGGTCTCTGGGATTTATCTAGGGGAAATTGCAAGGCTGGTGCTGCATCGCATGGCTCTGGAATCAGATATTTTTGGCGATGCTGCTGATGATCTATCTACCCCCTTCACATTGAG CACACCACTTCTGGCTGCAATTCGCAAGGACGATTCACCTGATCTGAGCGAAGTCAGAAGGATACTGCAAGAACATCTGAAG ATACCGGACACTCCTCTGAAAACTCGAAGGCTAGTCGTCAAAGTCTGCGACATCGTCACCCGAAGAGCTGCCCGCCTAGCCGCCGCTGGTATTGTCGGGATACTGAAAAAGCTTGGCCGGGATGGGAGCGGCGTGGCTTCAAGCGGGAGAACGCGAGGGCAGCTGAGGCGGACGGTGGTTGCGATAGAGGGTGGCCTGTATGAGGGCTACCCTGTGTTCAGGGAGTACCTAGATGAAGCCCTGGTGGAGATcttgggggaggaggtggcacaGACGGTGGCGCTAAGGGTGACAGAGGATGGgtctggggctggtgctgccctCCTCGCCGCCGTACATTCGTCGAATAGACAGCAAG GCATCTCATTGATCCTTGAAGTTGAAGGATCATCTAGCGAGAGATCAAAGATCAATCAATCAGATCAGATTAGACATTTCTGGTTGGTGACCACAATAATGCTGACATTTCTCTTCTGCTGCTTGTTATCTCATTGGCCTGGCATCACAGAAAGAGAATACCAACTCGTATTGAGCTGA
- the LOC136457121 gene encoding hexokinase-3-like isoform X2: MGLVGLGVAAGCAAATCAIAAALVARRASARARWRRAVALLREFEDGCATPTPRLRQVVDAMVVEMHAGLASDGGSKLKMLLTFVDALPAGNEQGTYYSIDLGGANFRVLRVEVAAGSVVTSRKVEETIPEELTKGTIEELFNFVAMTLKEFVETEDGKDEQRALGFTFSFPVRQTSVSSGSLIRWTKGFLIEDAVGKDVAQCLNEALARSGLNVRVTALVNDTVGTLALGHYYDEDTVAAVIIGAGTNACYIERTDAIIKCQGLLTNSGGMVVNMEWGNFWSSHLPRTPYDISLDDETQNRNDQGFKKMVSGIYLGEIARLVLHRMALESDIFGDAADDLSTPFTLSTPLLAAIRKDDSPDLSEVRRILQEHLKIPDTPLKTRRLVVKVCDIVTRRAARLAAAGIVGILKKLGRDGSGVASSGRTRGQLRRTVVAIEGGLYEGYPVFREYLDEALVEILGEEVAQTVALRVTEDGSGAGAALLAAVHSSNRQQGISLILEVEGSSSERSKINQSDQIRHFWLVTTIMLTFLFCCLLSHWPGITEREYQLVLS, translated from the exons ATGGGGCTGGTCGGGCTCGGCGTGGCGGCGGGCTGCGCGGCCGCCACGTGCGCGATCGCCGCCGCGCTGGTGGCGCGCAGGGCGTCGGCGCGGGCGCGCTGGCGCCGGGCCGTCGCGCTGCTCAGGGAGTTCGAGGACGGCTGCGCCACGCCGACGCCGCGCCTGCGCCAGGTCGTCGACGCCATGGTCGTCGAGATGCACGCAGGGCTCGCCTCCGACGGCGGCAGCAAGCTCAAGATGCTGCTCACCTTCGTCGACGCGCTCCCCGCCGG AAATGAACAAGGCACATATTATTCCATCGATCTTGGAGGAGCAAACTTTAGAGTGTTGAGGGTTGAAGTTGCTGCTGGGTCTGTGGTCACCAGCCGGAAGGTTGAAGAAACCATCCCTGAGGAATTGACCAAGGGtacaattgag GAGCTATTCAACTTTGTTGCCATGACCCTAAAGGAATTTGTAGAAACAGAAGATGGGAAAGATGAACAAAGGGCGCTTGGTTTCACATTTTCTTTCCCAGTTAGACAAACTTCAGTGTCTTCAGGGTCATTAATTAGGTGGACTAAAGGGTTTTTGATTGAAGATGCG GTTGGGAAAGATGTGGCTCAATGTTTAAACGAAGCTCTTGCTAGGAGTGGACTAAATGTGCGAGTTACTGCACTG GTGAATGACACCGTGGGGACATTAGCTCTAGGACATTATTATGATGAGGATACAGTGGCTGCTGTGATCATCGGTGCTGGCACCAATGCTTGCTATATTGAACGCACTGATGCAATTATTAAATGTCAGGGTCTTCTTACAAACTCCGGTGGCATG GTAGTAAACATGGAATGGGGCAATTTCTGGTCATCGCATTTGCCAAGAACTCCTTATGACATCTCCCTTGATGACGAGACACAAAATCGCAATGATCAG GGGTTTAAGAAAATGGTCTCTGGGATTTATCTAGGGGAAATTGCAAGGCTGGTGCTGCATCGCATGGCTCTGGAATCAGATATTTTTGGCGATGCTGCTGATGATCTATCTACCCCCTTCACATTGAG CACACCACTTCTGGCTGCAATTCGCAAGGACGATTCACCTGATCTGAGCGAAGTCAGAAGGATACTGCAAGAACATCTGAAG ATACCGGACACTCCTCTGAAAACTCGAAGGCTAGTCGTCAAAGTCTGCGACATCGTCACCCGAAGAGCTGCCCGCCTAGCCGCCGCTGGTATTGTCGGGATACTGAAAAAGCTTGGCCGGGATGGGAGCGGCGTGGCTTCAAGCGGGAGAACGCGAGGGCAGCTGAGGCGGACGGTGGTTGCGATAGAGGGTGGCCTGTATGAGGGCTACCCTGTGTTCAGGGAGTACCTAGATGAAGCCCTGGTGGAGATcttgggggaggaggtggcacaGACGGTGGCGCTAAGGGTGACAGAGGATGGgtctggggctggtgctgccctCCTCGCCGCCGTACATTCGTCGAATAGACAGCAAG GCATCTCATTGATCCTTGAAGTTGAAGGATCATCTAGCGAGAGATCAAAGATCAATCAATCAGATCAGATTAGACATTTCTGGTTGGTGACCACAATAATGCTGACATTTCTCTTCTGCTGCTTGTTATCTCATTGGCCTGGCATCACAGAAAGAGAATACCAACTCGTATTGAGCTGA